One window from the genome of Solea solea chromosome 13, fSolSol10.1, whole genome shotgun sequence encodes:
- the kcnj14 gene encoding ATP-sensitive inward rectifier potassium channel 14 — protein MMGAARVKRRISAVVDGPVEEEEVMRLAQSAADTAKAGGSPTGSGTPTSPSPTHALNGKALPVQSNSNNAWRQNANGDSVGREEGGEGGVRAGGKCSGLRSGKGTSRGGREEGLSSSEQDSLSFSATSRRRTRRSSRRPRQRFVGKDGRCNVTFVNMSERGQRYLSDLFTTCVDIRWRWMLVIFTLSFILSWLLFGFAFWLIASMHGDFSIRLAPSSGSSLRSGEASSGGESDRESVVEKPCFLQVNSFMAAFLLSLETQTSIGYGFRSVTEECPQAVVAVILQCIVGCIIDAFIIGAVMAKIAKPKKRNETLVFSEKAVVAVRDGKLCMMWRVGNLRKSHLVEAHVRAQLLKPRVTPEGEFLPLDNEDINVGFDTGTDRIFLVSPVTVVHEINDESPFFEMDQKTLESDSDLEIVVILEGMVEATAMTTQCRSSYLAPEILWGHRFEPVLFESKDCYQVDYSFFNRTYEVPNTPSCSAKEMAEQKYIQGSRSSFCYENEVALQFASPDDEPDQEPECPLPPTRRPSLAEHLHYN, from the exons ATGATGGGTGCGGCACGTGTCAAGCGTCGCATCAGTGCTGTGGTGGATGGGccagtggaggaagaggaggtcatGAGGCTAGCACAGAGTGCTGCAGATACGGCTAAGGCAGGGGGGAGCCCAACAGGGTCAGGGACCCCGACCAGTCCCTCCCCGACCCATGCCCTTAATGGTAAAGCTCTACCTGTTCAGAGCAACTCCAACAATGCATGGAGGCAGAACGCCAATGGAGATTCAGTTgggagagaagaaggaggagaaggcgGGGTGAGAGCAGGAGGAAAGTGCTCAGGGCTAAGGAGTGGAAAAGGCACTAgtagaggaggaagggaggaaggccTTTCGTCCTCAGAGCAGGATTCACTCTCTTTTTCCGCTACCAGCCGCCGACGCACCAGGCGCTCAAGCCGCCGGCCTCGACAGCGCTTTGTGGGCAAGGACGGACGCTGCAACGTCACCTTCGTCAACATGAGCGAGAGGGGCCAGCGGTACCTCAGCGACCTCTTCACCACCTGCGTGGACATCCGTTGGCGTTGGATGCTTGTCATCTTCACCCTCTCCTTCATTCTCTCCTGGCTGCTCTTTGGGTTTGCCTTCTGGCTCATTGCCTCCATGCATGGGGACTTCTCCATTCGGCTTGCCCCCAGTTCAGGTTCCTCTCTGAGATCAGGAGAGGCTAGTTCTGGAGGAGAGTCTGATAGAGAGTCAGTTGTTGAGAAACCATGCTTTCTCCAGGTGAACAGCTTCATGGCAGCCTTTCTATTATCCTTGGAGACGCAGACATCCATCGGTTACGGATTTAGAAGTGTGACCGAAGAATGCCCTCAGGCGGTGGTGGCAGTCATCTTGCAGTGCATTGTGGGCTGCATTATTGATGCCTTCATCATCGGGGCTGTCATGGCAAAGATTGCCAAGCCTAAGAAGCGCAACGAAACACTGGTATTCAGTGAAAAAGCTGTAGTGGCAGTACGCGATGGGAAATTGTGCATGATGTGGAGAGTTGGAAATCTTCGCAAGAGTCACCTGGTAGAGGCACATGTCAGAGCACAACTACTCAAG CCTAGGGTTACACCAGAGGGAGAGTTCCTTCCACTGGACAATGAAGACATCAACGTGGGTTTTGACACTGGCACCGATCGCATCTTCTTAGTATCACCTGTTACAGTTGTCCATGAAATCAACGATGAGTCACCGTTCTTTGAAATGGACCAAAAGACACTTGAGAGTGACTCGGACTTGGAGATAGTGGTCATACTCGAGGGAATGGTGGAAGCCACAGCCATGACCACACAGTGCCGTAGCTCCTATCTGGCTCCAGAAATCCTTTGGGGACACCGCTTTGAACCTGTGCTCTTCGAGAGTAAAGACTGCTACCAG GTGGACTACTCATTCTTCAACAGGACATATGAAGTTCCCAACACACCTTCATGCAGTGCTAAAGAGATGGCTGAACAGAAATACATTCAGGGCTCAAGGTCCTCCTTCTGTTATGAGAATGAAGTAGCTCTGCAATTTGCCTCTCCTGATGATGAGCCTGACCAAGAGCCTGAGTGTCCTCTCCCACCGACCCGAAGGCCTTCGCTGGCAGAACATCTCCACTACAACTGA